In a single window of the Nicotiana tomentosiformis chromosome 8, ASM39032v3, whole genome shotgun sequence genome:
- the LOC104089689 gene encoding protein MOS2, translating to MKLSFSLSSKPSSNLKKQPPSSSQTFPSSDDPRNNSTTPTDKEYVTEFDPSKPPASSTKDALIIPPKPNEWRPIKRMKNLELPLQPASAASADQPLQFELDTGGTAVDPSSDSISYGLNLRQSENPNPNPNPSQMIDPMARQFKEDMKRLPDHNGIDEFTDMPVEEFGAALLKGYGWVEGRGIGRNAKEDVKAVEYKRWTAKEGIGFTPEIPEPKQSSKKDEGGVKGDHSDVNCGKKDREKGGKRIYVGKEVRVVRGKDMGMKGRVLEVKSDGDLVILKLAKRDEEVKLQARDVAELGSVEEERCLKKLKELKIRGEKSYSNDGVRKQSFDGRGRDEATTERKKDSRRSRDERSDKVSWLASHIRVRIISRDLKRGRLHLQKGEIMDVVGPTTCDICLDETRELIQSVDQDLLETALPKRGGPVLVLYGRHKGVYGHLVEKDSENETATVRDGDTKELLKVRLEQIAEYTGDPSYIGY from the coding sequence ACGTCACTGAATTCGACCCATCCAAACCTCCGGCGAGTTCCACCAAAGACGCACTCATAATACCTCCAAAACCTAACGAATGGCGCCCTATCAAACGGATGAAAAATCTTGAACTCCCTCTCCAACCCGCTTCCGCCGCTTCCGCGGATCAACCGCTCCAATTCGAACTTGACACTGGCGGCACTGCTGTCGATCCGTCGTCAGATTCCATCTCTTACGGCCTCAATCTCCGCCAATCCGAAAACCCTAACCCTAACCCTAACCCCAGCCAAATGATTGATCCAATGGCGCGTCAGTTTAAAGAAGATATGAAGAGGTTACCAGATCACAACGGGATAGATGAATTTACTGATATGCCGGTGGAGGAGTTTGGGGCTGCCTTGTTAAAAGGTTATGGGTGGGTTGAAGGTAGAGGGATAGGTAGGAATGCTAAAGAAGATGTTAAAGCTGTTGAGTATAAAAGGTGGACAGCAAAAGAAGGCATTGGATTCACACCTGAAATACCAGAACCAAAACAAAGTAGTAAGAAGGATGAAGGAGGTGTTAAGGGAGATCATAGTGATGTTAATTGTGGGAAGAAAGATAGGGAAAAGGGAGGGAAAAGAATATACGTAGGGAAGGAAGTGAGGGTAGTGAGAGGAAAAGATATGGGAATGAAAGGAAGAGTTTTGGAGGTGAAAAGCGATGGGGATTTAGTAATTTTAAAGCTTGCGAAACGAGACGAAGAGGTGAAACTTCAGGCACGGGACGTGGCTGAATTGGGTTCAGTGGAAGAGGAGAGGTGTTTgaaaaagttgaaagaattgaagattAGAGGAGAAAAGAGTTATAGTAATGATGGGGTTAGAAAGCAGTCTTTTGATGGTAGAGGTAGAGATGAAGCAACAACGGAGCGGAAAAAGGACAGCAGAAGAAGTAGAGATGAAAGGAGTGATAAAGTATCTTGGCTTGCTAGTCACATTAGAGTTAGGATTATAAGTAGGGATTTGAAAAGGGGAAGGTTGCATCTACAGAAAGGGGAAATTATGGATGTGGTAGGGCCGACGACTTGTGATATATGTTTGGATGAAACTAGGGAGTTGATACAAAGTGTGGATCAGGACTTGCTTGAGACAGCTCTGCCAAAGCGTGGTGGTCCCGTTCTGGTTCTGTATGGTAGGCACAAAGGTGTTTATGGACACTTGGTTGAGAAGGATAGTGAGAATGAGACTGCAACTGTCCGAGATGGTGATACGAAGGAGTTACTCAAAGTGCGACTTGAACAAATTGCTGAGTATACTGGAGACCCGAGCTATATTGGTTATTGA